A portion of the Cryptomeria japonica chromosome 5, Sugi_1.0, whole genome shotgun sequence genome contains these proteins:
- the LOC131035466 gene encoding AAA-ATPase At3g28610, producing MTRKRWTFSKDSHYSGSTQRRVLNERKSGRASISNCQRQTKHLSLLTSITLQDGKRISVERIKKSSSTTMQVMLSTGMDGLAFRSSIFPHSSTLDTIALDPRLKSKILMDLDRFKRGKEFYSRIGRFWKRGYLLHGSPGTGKPSPIAAIANYMKYNVYDLDLTRVKDNMELCALLTQTKEKFVIVIEDIDCSLHLTDRISRPSHADEDEEKRSSKVILSGLLNFTDELWSCCGEERIIMFTTNHKDILDSALLRCERMGMHILLSFCTFPAFKSLAFNYLEIEDHRLFSVVEEKMGCGAEMTPAEIIEVLMNKMDDPDEALRDVIFALGGKKKLRNAPLTS from the coding sequence ATGACGAGGAAGAGGTGGACTTTTTCCAAGGACTCACACTACAGTGGAAGCACACAGCGCAGAGTGTTGAATGAGAGAAAGTCAGGCAGAGCTTCAATCTCAAACTGCCAAAGGCAGACAAAGCATTTGTCTCTACTTACATCAATCACATTACAGGACGGGAAGAGGATTTCAGTAGAGAGAATAAAGAAGTCAAGCTCTACAACAATGCAGGTGATGCTGTCTACGGGAATGGATGGACTGGCATTCCGTTCAAGCATTTTTCCACATTCTTCCACATTAGATACAATCGCTCTCGATCCTCGCCTCAAAAGCAAGATTCTGATGGATCTTGACCGTTTTAAGCGAGGAAAGGAATTTTACAGCCGCATTGGGCGTTTTTGGAAGCGAGGCTACCTTCTTCACGGCTCGCCTGGAACGGGGAAGCCAAGCCCTATCGCCGCCATCGCCAATTACATGAAATACAATGTGTATGATCTGGATCTCACGCGGGTCAAGGACAACATGGAGCTCTGTGCGCTTCTCAcccaaaccaaagaaaaatttgtGATTGTCATTGAGGACATCGATTGTTCGCTGCATCTTACTGATAGGATTTCGAGGCCTTCTCACGCTGATGAAGACGAGGAGAAGAGAAGCAGCAAAGTCATTCTGTCTGGTTTGCTCAATTTCACAGACGAATTGTGGTCCTGCTGCGGAGAGGAGCGTATTATTATGTTTACGACCAACCACAAGGATATTCTGGATTCAGCCCTGCTCAGGTGTGAGAGGATGGGCATGCACATTCTGCTCTCTTTCTGCACTTTTCCTGCATTTAAATCTCTTGCTTTCAATTATTTGGAGATAGAGGATCACCGGCTCTTCTCCGTCGTGGAAGAGAAGATGGGATGCGGGGCTGAGATGACTCCTGCAGAAATTATAGAAGTTCTGATGAATAAAATGGATGACCCAGATGAAGCTTTGCGTGATGTGATTTTTGCGCTGGGTGGAAAGAAAAAACTAAGGAATGCTCCCCTCACATCTTGA